A genomic region of Glycine max cultivar Williams 82 chromosome 15, Glycine_max_v4.0, whole genome shotgun sequence contains the following coding sequences:
- the LOC100798393 gene encoding C2 domain-containing protein At1g53590 has product MHFACYQGMNLMEVSILHHVGIVLVGLWILSAFNWCHTVAYFVALIYLFLVHERYVTRLRRKLQFEEWKQANQRRVLSDSETVRWLNHAVENIWPICMEQITSQKILFPIIPWFLEKYKPWTAKEAVVQHLYLGRNPPLITEVRVLRQSDDDHLVLELGLNFLTADDMSAILAVKLRKRLGFGMWAKLHITGMHVEGKVLVGVKFLPTWPFIGRLRVCFVEPPYFQMTVKPLFTHGLDMTELPGIAGWLDKLLSIAFEQTLVEPNMLVVDVEKFVSPQQESWFKVDEKEPVAYAKVEVIEASDMKPSDLNGLADPYVKGQMGVYRFRTKIQRKTLTPKWHEEFKIPIITWESDNVLVIAVRDKDHFYDDILGDCSVNINEFRDGQRHDMWLSLKNIKMGSLHLAITILEDNGKGVDTTCEQEPMDFEEPKNSFEANETTDNSSFSPVPPEKSEKLADNYEPIDIKGQQETGVWVHHPGSEVSQRWEPRKGKSRRLDTEIHGEPNDSVGSGNSTVSGSLNNDSSSPDNNHEEKHRMRLVRKGLHKIGSVFHRSPVGEELLSPHDNISSFQTGKVQAEGGSTEGSSPESPASAKGNVKDMAKNILKHAEKSARGLRHVLSCKSRKFKDESPTVPEIEHESDSSDQESVAAQSPIDVIRTPVGSPAVVSGSNGSPNSGVNVVQIVPSNTNVDNQATTEIANEKDDPENTCSSDRYREEFVKSAELEHDKEEMGADKKDSISLSQ; this is encoded by the exons ATGCATTTCGCGTGTTATCAG GGGATGAATTTAATGGAGGTTTCGATCTTACATCATGTGGGGATCGTGCTTGTTGGGCTATGGATTCTCTCTGCATTCAACTGGTGTCACACGGTTGCTTATTTTGTGGCTTTGATCTATCTTTTTCTG GTTCATGAGCGTTATGTTACGAGGCTGCGGAGGAAGTTGCAGTTTGAGGAGTGGAAGCAAGCTAATCAAAGAAGG GTGCTTTCAGATTCTGAAACAGTCCGGTGGTTGAACCATGCAGTTGAAAACATATGGCCCATATGCATGGAACAGATTACCTCTCAAAAGatattgttccctataataccaTGGTTCTTAGAGAAGTACAAACCTTGGACTGCT AAAGAAGCTGTTGTTCAGCACCTATACTTGGGAAGAAACCCACCTTTGATTACTGAAGTCCGCGTTCTTCGCCAGAGTGATGATGATCACTTG GTTCTGGAGTTAGGATTGAATTTTCTCACGGCTGATGATATGAGTGCTATACTTGCTGTGAAACTAAGAAAAAGGTTGGGCTTTGGAATGTGGGCAAAACTGCACATTACAGGAATGCATGTTGAAGGGAAG GTCTTAGTTGGGGTAAAGTTTCTCCCGACATGGCCTTTTATTGGCCGTTTGCGTGTATGCTTTGTTGAACCTCCATATTTTCAAATGACTGTCAAACCTTTGTTTACTCATGGGCTTGATATGACTGAACTTCCAGGCATTGCTGGGTGGCTA GATAAGCTGCTGTCTATTGCTTTTGAACAGACCCTTGTTGAG CCCAATATGCTggttgttgatgttgagaaaTTTGTTTCACCACAGCAAG AGTCTTGGTTCAAGGTGGATGAGAAGGAACCTGTTGCTTATGCAAAAGTAGAAGTTATTGAAGCATCTGACATGAAGCCATCAGACCTAAACG GATTAGCGGATCCTTATGTGAAAGGTCAAATGGGTGTATACAGATTCAGGACAAAAATACAAAGGAAAACACTTACTCCAAAATGGCATGAGGAATTTAAAATTCCCATCATAACTTGGGAGTCTGACAATGTGCTGGTTATTGCAGTTCGTGACAAGGACCATTTCTATGATGATATCCTTGG GGACTGTTCTGTGAACATCAATGAATTTAGGGATGGGCAAAGACATGATATGTGGCTGTCgcttaagaacataaaaatggGGAGTTTGCATTTGGCAATAACTATTCTTGAAGATAATGGAAAG GGAGTTGATACTACATGTGAGCAGGAACCAATGGACTTTGAAGAACCAAAAAACTCCTTTGAAGCAAATGAGACCACTGATAATAGTTCCTTCTCACCTGTTCCACCTGAAAAATCTGAGAAGTTGGCAGATAACTATGAGCCTATAGATATCAAAGGGCAACAGGAGACAGGAGTTTGGGTTCATCACCCAGGAAGTGAAGTTTCCCAAAGGTGGGAGCCTAGGAAAGGGAAGAGTCGGCGTCTTGATACAGAAATTCATGGGGAGCCTAATGATTCAGTTGGCAGTGGTAATTCAACTGTATCAGGATCCTTGAACAATGACAGCAGCAGTCCTGATAATAATCATGAAGAAAAACATCGAATGAGATTGGTTAGGAAGGGCCTGCACAAGATTGGGTCAGTATTCCACCGGAGTCCTGTTGGTGAGGAGTTGCTGTCTCCACATGATAACATTTCTAGCTTTCAAACTGGTAAGGTTCAGGCAGAAGGGGGATCAACAGAAGGGAGTAGTCCTGAGAGCCCTGCCAGTGCCAAGGGAAATGTCAAGGATATGGCAAAGAATATTTTGAAACATGCAGAAAAATCGGCTCGCGGCTTGAGGCACGTTCTTTCTTGTAAATCAAGGAAATTTAAAGATGAGTCTCCAACAGTTCCAGAAATAGAACATGAATCTGACTCTTCTGATCAGGAATCTGTTGCAGCTCAGTCTCCCATAGATGTAATAAGAACTCCAGTTGGTTCTCCTGCTGTGGTCTCCGGCAGCAATGGTTCCCCCAATTCTGGGGTGAATGTGGTTCAAATAGTTCCATCAAACACTAATGTGGACAATCAAGCCACAACGGAAATtgcaaatgaaaaagatgacCCTGAAAATACATGCTCCTCTGACAGGTATAGGGAAGAATTTGTTAAATCTGCTGAACTGGAGCATGATAAAGAGGAAATGGGGGCAGATAAAAAAGATTCCATCAGTTTGTCTCAATGA
- the LOC100798923 gene encoding pentatricopeptide repeat-containing protein At3g14580, mitochondrial — translation MIPRTLAPVVVPLKPITSTRFLLFSLSQFSTTPNRDTAILARLKHKDWLTPKEATTLLTSLTHPSSTLTFFHLYTSRKDFHPSEPLCTTLISKLAQAHQLNPILTLHQTLTKRRRFSDDFFYTLIKAYAHSFQRVDMALQTLHDMNSLFHCSPSTRTFNFVLNVLVNTRLYAAARELFLHAPPLGVSPDACTLNIVIKGLCARGEMDAAFGVLEEFHELGCEANARTYATLMKGLCEKGRVEEAFGLLEKMEEEGVETDVAVYNVLIGGLRKVGRVDEGWRVLEGMVGRGVCPNEGTYNEVLCGLVEKGRVEEGKGVVERMGNKGFVPSFGAYKDLVKGFCEKGLVGEVEWVVWDMAWKGFVPKMGMWRRIVKCVVDRERSDGWVVGAIDGVLED, via the coding sequence atgatccCACGAACCCTTGCTCCGGTCGTGGTTCCTCTGAAACCCATCACCTCTACGAGGTTCTTGTTGTTCTCCCTGTCCCAATTTTCCACAACCCCGAACCGCGACACCGCAATTCTGGCGCGTCTTAAACACAAAGACTGGCTCACTCCGAAAGAAGCCACCACCCTCTTAACCTCCCTCACACACCCTTCCTCCACCCTCACCTTCTTCCACCTCTACACCTCCCGCAAGGACTTCCACCCCTCCGAACCCCTCTGCACAACCCTAATCTCCAAACTCGCCCAAGCGCACCAACTCAACCCTATCCTCACCCTCCACCAAACCCTAACCAAACGACGCCGCTTCTCCGACGACTTCTTCTACACCTTAATCAAAGCCTACGCGCACTCCTTCCAGCGCGTGGACATGGCCCTCCAAACCCTCCACGACATGAACTCCTTGTTCCACTGCTCCCCTTCCACGCGCACTTTTAATTTCGTCCTCAACGTGCTCGTGAACACGCGCCTCTACGCCGCGGCGCGCGAGCTTTTCCTCCACGCGCCGCCGCTTGGGGTCTCCCCGGACGCGTGCACGTTGAACATTGTAATCAAGGGGCTGTGCGCGCGCGGGGAGATGGACGCGGCGTTCGGGGTGTTGGAAGAGTTTCATGAGTTAGGGTGTGAAGCGAACGCGCGTACCTACGCGACGCTGATGAAGGGTTTGTGTGAGAAAGGGAGGGTGGAGGAGGCTTTTGGGTTGTTGGAGAAGATGGAGGAAGAAGGGGTGGAAACTGACGTGGCAGTGTACAATGTGTTGATTGGGGGGTTGAGGAAAGTGGGTAGGGTGGATGAGGGGTGGAGGGTGTTGGAGGGGATGGTGGGGAGAGGGGTGTGTCCCAATGAGGGGACTTACAATGAGGTGTTGTGTGGGTTGGTGGAGAAGGGGAGGGTTGAGGAGGGGAAGGGGGTTGTGGAGAGGATGGGGAATAAGGGGTTTGTGCCTAGCTTTGGGGCCTATAAGGATTTGGTTAAAGGGTTTTGTGAGAAGGGGTTGGTTGGGGAGGTTGAGTGGGTTGTTTGGGATATGGCGTGGAAGGGGTTTGTGCCCAAGATGGGGATGTGGAGGAGGATTGTGAAATGTGTTGTTGACAGGGAAAGGAGTGATGGGTGGGTGGTTGGTGCCATTGATGGTGTTTTGGAGGATTAA
- the LOC102668590 gene encoding uncharacterized protein: MNSAAMNSASIYYTQHPTFKNGTMLPFAHCLFLFSLRCAMLPSLRLVWFGERLGYVKVKVHSGVRCCNDRRRHTAYEMDGDQWMYEGIMPKEVDMDYENEEECGVNEPHVYCSDAFNTSQVFDSRENVLRWARSVAYENGFMTVLVRSDRNTGSRGRTSFVLIDCERSGEYKCMKKEFVRRDTGTRKCGCPFKLRRKPVVGGQG; the protein is encoded by the exons atgAATAGTGCTGCCATGAACAGTGCCTCCATTTACTACACCCAGCATCCGACTTTTAAAAATGGCACAATGCTTCCATTTGCGCattgtctctttcttttctctcttcggtGTGCAATGCTTCCTTCCTTGCGATTGGTTTGGTTCGGTGAACGGTTAGGTTACGTGAAGGTGAAGGTGCATTCTGGTGTTCGGTGTTGCAATGATCGTCGGCGGCATACGGCATACGAG ATGGACGGAGATCAGTGGATGTATGAAGGTATAATGCCTAAAGAAGTggatatggattatgaaaatgaagaagaatgtggtgtgaatgaaccGCATGTTTATTGTTCGGAtgcgttcaatacttctcag GTGTTTGACAGTCGAGAGAATGTTTTGCGATGGGCTCGATCTGTTGCTTATGAAAATGGATTTATGACGGTGCTTGTAAGGTCTGACAGAAACACaggtagtagaggaaggacttcatttgtgttaattgacTGTGAAAGAAGTGGCGAGTATAAGTGTAtgaagaaagaatttgttagaagagacactgggactaggaaatgtgggtgtcccttcaagcttcgtcGCAAACCAGTGGTTGGAGGACAAGGCTAG